One window of the Procambarus clarkii isolate CNS0578487 chromosome 27, FALCON_Pclarkii_2.0, whole genome shotgun sequence genome contains the following:
- the LOC138369089 gene encoding uncharacterized protein codes for MCVEATGMYVEATGMYVEATGMYVEATGLCVEAIGMCVEATGMYVEATGMYMEATGMYMEGNGMCVEATGMCVEGTGMYMEATGMCVEATGMYMEPTGMYVEATGMYMEATGMCVEATGMYMEATGMCVEATGMCVEATEMYVEATGMYVEATGMYMEATGMCVEATGMYMEATGMCVEATGMCVEATEMYVEATGMYVEATGTYVEATGMYVEATGMCMELTGMYVELKRAARNIFFTFVKIF; via the coding sequence atgtgcgtggaggcaacaggaatgtacgtggaggcaacaggaatgtacgtggaggcaacaggaatgtacgTGGAGGCAACAGGACTGTGCGTGGAGGCAATAGGAATGTGCGTagaggcaacaggaatgtacgtggaggcaacaggaatgtacatggaggcaacaggaatgtacaTGGAGGGAAACGGAATGtgcgtggaggcaacaggaatgtgcgTGGAGGGAACAGGAATGTAcatggaggcaacaggaatgtgcgtggaggcaacaggaatgtacaTGGAGCCAACAGGAATGTacgtggaggcaacaggaatgtacatggaggcaacaggaatgtgcgtggaggcaacaggaatgtacatggaggcaacaggaatgtgcgTGGAGGCAACGGGAATGTGCGTGGAGGCAACAGAAATGTacgtggaggcaacaggaatgtacgtggaggcaacaggaatgtacatggaggcaacaggaatgtgcgtggaggcaacaggaatgtacatggaggcaacaggaatgtgcgTGGAGGCAACGGGAATGTGCGTGGAGGCAACAGAAATGTacgtggaggcaacaggaatgtacgtggaggcaacaggaacgtacgtggaggcaacaggaatgtacgtggaggcaacaggaatgtgcATGGAGCTAACAGGAATGTACGTGGAGCTCAAGAGAGCTGCAAGAAACATTTTTTTCACATTTGTGAAAATCTTTTGA
- the LOC138369087 gene encoding uncharacterized protein, whose translation MHIPVGSTHIPVASTDIPVASTYIPVASTLSAVGSTHIPVASTHIPVASTHIPVASTHIPVGSMHIPVGSTYFPVASTYILASSTYISVASTHIPVASTHIPVASTYILASSTYIHVASTYIPVASTHIPVGSTHIPVRSTHISDDSMHIPVGSTQIPVGSTYIPVGSSHIPFGSTHIPVISMHIPVASTHIPVGYTHIPVASTHIPVGSTHIPVGSTHISDDSLHIPVGSTYIPVGSTHIPVGSAHIPVASTHIPVPSTYIPVGCMHIPVASKHIPVAYTHIPVASTYIPVGYTHIPVASTHIPVASTHIPVASTHIPVGSTYIPVGSTHIPVGSTHIPVGSTYIPVGSTHIPVGSTHIPVASMHIPVASMHIPVASTHIPVGSTYIPVGSTHIPVGSTHIPVASMHIPVASTHISDDSMHIPVASTHIPVGSTYIPVGSTHVPVASMYIPVASMYIPVASTHIPVGSTPIPVASMYIPVASMHIPVASTHIPICSTHIPVASTYIPVASTYIPVASTYMSVGSTPIPVASMYIPVASTYIPVGSTYIPVGSTHIPVGSTYIPVASTHILVDSMHIPVGSTHIPVGSTYIPVASTHIPVGSTYIPVASTHIPVASTLSAVGSTHIPVASTHIPVASTLSAVGSTHIPVAPTNIPVACTHIPVASTYIPVASTYIPVASTSTHIPVGATHIPVGSTLNPVGSTLIPVASTYIPVGSTHIPVASTHIPVGSTHIPVCSTHIHVASTHIPVASSHISADSTHIPVASTHLPVDSMHIPVASTHIPVGSTHIPVRSMHTPVGSTHIAVGYTHIPVASTHYPVGS comes from the exons ATGCACATTCCTGTTGGCTCCAcgcacattcctgttgcctccacggacattcctgttgcctccacgtacattcctgttgcctccacgcTTAGTGCTGTTGGCTCCAcgcacattcctgttgcctccacgcacattcctgttgcctccacgcacattcctgttgcctccacgcaCATTCCTGTTGGCTCCATGCACATTCCTGTTGGCTCCACGTACTTTCCTGTTGCCTCCACGTACATTCTTGCTTCCTCCACGTACATTTCTGTTGCCTCCAcgcacattcctgttgcctccacgcacattcctgttgcctccacgtACATTCTTGCTTCCTCCACGTACATTCATGTTGCCTCCAcgtacattcctgttgcctccacgcaCATTCCTGTTGGCTCCACGCACATTCCTGTTAGGTCCACGCACATTTCTGATGACTCCATGCACATTCCTGTTGGCTCCACGCAAATTCCTGTTGGCTCCACGTACATTCCTGTTGGCTCTTCGCACATTCCTTTTGGCTccacgcacattcctgttatctccatgcacattcctgttgcctccacgcacattcctgttggctacacacacattcctgttgcctccacgcaCATTCCTGTTGGCTCCACGCACATTCCTGTTGGGTCCACGCACATTTCTGATGACTCCTTGCACATTCCTGTTGGCTCCACGTACATTCCTGTTGGCTCCACGCATATTCCTGTTGGCTCCGcgcacattcctgttgcctccacgcaTATTCCTGTTCCCTCCACGTACATTCCTGTCGGCTGCATgcacattcctgttgcctccaaGCACATTCCTGTTGCATACAcgcacattcctgttgcctccacgtACATTCCTGTTggctacacacacattcctgttgcctccacgcacattcctgttgcctccacgcacattcctgttgcctccacgcaTATTCCTGTTGGTTCCACGTACATTCCTGTTGGCTCCACGCACATTCCTGTTGGCTCCACGCACATTCCTGTTGGTTCCACGTACATTCCTGTTGGCTCCACGCACATTCCTGTTGGCTCCAcgcacattcctgttgcctccatgcacattcctgttgcctccatgcacattcctgttgcctccacgcaCATTCCTGTTGGCTCCACGTACATTCCTGTTGGCTCCACGCACATTCCTGTTGGCTCCAcgcacattcctgttgcctccatgcacattcctgttgcctccacgcaCATTTCTGATGACTCCATgcacattcctgttgcctccacgcaCATTCCTGTTGGCTCCACGTACATTCCTGTTGGCTCCACGCACGTTCCTGTTGCCTCCAtgtacattcctgttgcctccatgtacattcctgttgcctccacgcacattcctgttggctccacgcccattcctgttgcctccatgtacattcctgttgcctccatgcacattcctgttgcctccacgcaCATTCCTATTTGTTCCAcgcacattcctgttgcctccacgtatattcctgttgcctccacgtacattcctgttgcctccacgtACATGTCTGTTGGCTCCACGCCcattcctgttgcctccatgtacattcctgttgcctccacgtACATTCCTGTTGGCTCCACGTACATTCCTGTTGGCTCCACGCACATTCCTGTTGGCTCCAcgtacattcctgttgcctccacgcaTATTCTTGTTGACTCCATGCACATTCCTGTTGGCTCCACGCACATTCCTGTTGGCTCCAcgtacattcctgttgcctccacgcacattcctgttggctccacgtacattcctgttgcctccacgcacattcctgttgcctccacgcTTAGTGCTGTTGGCTCCAcgcacattcctgttgcctccacgcacattcctgttgcctccacgcTTAGTGCTGTTGGCTCCACGCACATTCCTGTTGCCCCCACGAACATTCCTGTTGCCTGCAcgcacattcctgttgcctccacgtacattcctgttgcctccacgtacattcctgttgcctccac CTCCACGCACATTCCTGTTGGcgccacacacattcctgttggctCCACGCTCAATCCTGTTGGCTCCACGCtcattcctgttgcctccacgtacattcctgttggctccacgcacattcctgttgcctccacgcaTATTCCTGTTGGCTCCACGCACATTCCTGTTTGCTCAACGCACATTCATGTTGCCTCCAcgcacattcctgttgcctcctCGCACATTTCTGCTGACTCCAcgcacattcctgttgcctccactCACCTTCCTGTTGACTCCATGCACATTCCTGTGGCCTCCACGCATATTCCTGTTGGCTCCACGCACATTCCTGTTCGTTCCATGCACACTCCCGTTGGTTCCACGCACATTGCTGTTggctacacacacattcctgttgcctccacgcaCTATCCTGTTGGCTCCTAA
- the LOC138369088 gene encoding uncharacterized protein — MHIPVGSTYFPVASTYILASSTYIPVASTHIPVASTHIPVASTYILASSTYIPVASTYIPVASTHIPVGSTHIPVRSTNISDDSMHIPVGSTHIPVGSTYIPVGSSHIPVGSTHIPVISMHIPVASTHIPVGYTHIPVASTHIPVGSTHIPVGSTHISDDSLHIPVGSTYIPVGSTHIPVGSAHIPVASTHIPVPSTYIPVGCMHIPVASKHIPVAYTHIPVASTYIPVGYTHIPVASTHIPVASTHIPVASTHIPVGSTYIPVGSTHIPVGSTHIPVGSTYIPVGSTHIPVGSTHIPVASMHIPVASMHIPVASTHIPVGSTYIPVGSTHIPVGSTHIPVASMHIPVASTHISDDSMHIPVASTHIPVGSTYIPVGSTHVPVASTHIPVGSTHIPVGSTHIPVGSTHIPVASMHIPVASTHIPIGSTHIPVGSTPIPVASMYIPVASMYIPVASTHIPVGSTPIPVASMYIPVASMHIPVASTHIPIGSTHIPVASTYIPVASTYIPVASTYMSVGSTPIPVASMYIPVASMYIPVASTYIPVGSTYISCWLHAHSCWLHVHSCCLHAYSC, encoded by the coding sequence ATGCACATTCCTGTTGGCTCCACGTACTTTCCTGTTGCCTCCACGTACATTCTTGCTTCCTCCAcgtacattcctgttgcctccacgcacattcctgttgcctccacgcacattcctgttgcctccacgtACATTCTTGCTTCCTCCAcgtacattcctgttgcctccacgtacattcctgttgcctccacgcaCATTCCTGTTGGCTCCACGCACATTCCTGTTAGGTCCACGAACATTTCTGATGACTCCATGCACATTCCTGTTGGCTCCACGCACATTCCTGTTGGCTCCACGTACATTCCTGTTGGCTCTTCGCACATTCCTGTTGGCTccacgcacattcctgttatctccatgcacattcctgttgcctccacgcacattcctgttggctacacacacattcctgttgcctccacgcaCATTCCTGTTGGCTCCACGCACATTCCTGTTGGGTCCACGCACATTTCTGATGACTCCTTGCACATTCCTGTTGGCTCCACGTACATTCCTGTTGGCTCCACGCATATTCCTGTTGGCTCCGcgcacattcctgttgcctccacgcaTATTCCTGTTCCCTCCACGTACATTCCTGTTGGCTGCATgcacattcctgttgcctccaaGCACATTCCTGTCGCATACAcgcacattcctgttgcctccacgtACATTCCTGTTggctacacacacattcctgttgcctccacgcacattcctgttgcctccacgcacattcctgttgcctccacgcaTATTCCTGTTGGTTCCACGTACATTCCTGTTGGCTCCACGCACATTCCTGTTGGCTCCACGCACATTCCTGTTGGTTCCACGTACATTCCTGTTGGCTCCACGCACATTCCTGTTGGCTCCAcgcacattcctgttgcctccatgcacattcctgttgcctccatgcacattcctgttgcctccacgcaCATTCCTGTTGGCTCCACGTACATTCCTGTTGGCTCCACGCACATTCCTGTTGGCTCCAcgcacattcctgttgcctccatgcacattcctgttgcctccacgcaCATTTCTGATGACTCCATgcacattcctgttgcctccacgcaCATTCCTGTTGGCTCCACGTACATTCCTGTTGGCTCCACGCACGttcctgttgcctccacgcacattcctgttggctccacgcacattcctgttggctccacgcacattcctgttggctccacgcacattcctgttgcctccatgcacattcctgttgcctccacgcaCATTCCTATTGGTTCCACGCACATTCCTGTTGGCTCCACGCCcattcctgttgcctccatgtacattcctgttgcctccatgtacattcctgttgcctccacgcaCATTCCTGTTGGCTCCACGCCCATTCCTGTTGCATCCAtgtacattcctgttgcctccatgCACATTCCTGTTGCCTCTACGCACATTCCTATTGGTTCCAcgcacattcctgttgcctccacgtacattcctgttgcctccacgtacattcctgttgcctccacgtACATGTCTGTTGGCTCCACGCCcattcctgttgcctccatgtacattcctgttgcctccatgtacattcctgttgcctccacgtACATTCCTGTTGGCTCCACGTACATTTCCTGTTGGCTCCACGCACATTCCTGTTGGCTCCAcgtacattcctgttgcctccacgcaTATTCCTGTTGA